One region of Schistocerca gregaria isolate iqSchGreg1 chromosome 7, iqSchGreg1.2, whole genome shotgun sequence genomic DNA includes:
- the LOC126282061 gene encoding DET1 homolog isoform X2, producing MEDNLNEDTCKHTIKPRYIPPQNIVHRLRKRETFGAVHPGTHFHVAREFHQNVFPNFTIINVEKPPCFLRKFSPDGQYFIAFSSDQTSLEIYEYQGCSAAADLVQNCKGEYIGHTSDRESEYIRSSVFSRFFKIKYTVNVAQSGEQLNRECSLFTDDGRYVIVGSAAFIPDDLRPHFYEIYTNNESVTPNPRSPLEDYSLHLVDIQAGRLCDTKMFKVDKIFLSHNQGLYLYKDTLAVLSVQHQTIHIFQLCDGMFISVRTIGRFCYEDDDFILSPVSNPGQNSINYRAFREKSINCMKHRLLVFLFKRAKHISDTTNDPYELRKFYQYFDQFRALRMWRMQLLDENHLLVKYASEDIVTLKATEANAQSSFFVVYNIVTTEVIAVYENTSEELLELFENFCDLFRNVKLHSESQFTCSPSNNIYARVIQQRCKQTFVSARFGGVTEATKRMLTQLPISAQSYSCSPYLDLSLFSYDDKWVSVMERPKACGEHPISCQLSFGRSAPLSHHGAAQTVHHSFTLQWAT from the exons ATGGAAGACAATCTGAACGAAGACACCTGTAAACACACCATAAAACCAAGATAcatccctccacagaatattgtccACCGATTAAGGAAGAGAGAAACATTTGGAGCCGTTCATCCGGGTACACATTTCCACGTTGCTAGGGAATTTCATCAAAACGTTTTCCCAAATTTCACAATAATAAATGTCGAGAAACCACCTTGTTTTCTCCGAAAATTCAGTCCAGATGGCCAGTACTTCATTGCATTTTCATCCGATCAGACATCGCTGGAAATCTATGAATATCAGGGATGTTCAGCAGCTGCCGACCTCGTTCAGAACTGTAAGGGCGAATATATTGGACACACCAGCGACCGAGAGAGTGAGTACATACGAAGTTCAGTCTTCAGTCGTTTCTTTAAGATCAAATATACCGTCAATGTTGCGCAGAGTGGAGAGCAACTTAATAGAGAGTGCAGCTTGTTTACCGACGATGGTCGGTATGTTATTGTTGGTTCGGCAGCTTTTATTCCAGACGATTTGCGCCctcatttttatgaaatttatacTAATAACGAATCGGTGACACCAAACCCTCGCTCACCATTGGAGGATTACTCTCTTCATCTAGTTGACATTCAAGCTGGCCGTCTTTGTGATACCAAAATGTTTAAAGTTGATAAAATATTCTTATCTCACAATCAGGGTTTGTACTTATACAAAGATACATTAGCTGTACTCTCAGTACAGCATCAGACAATACATATTTTTCAGTTGTGTGACGGCATGTTTATAAGTGTGCGAACTATTGGTCGTTTCTGTTATGAGGATGATGACTTCATTCTGTCACCAGTATCGAACCCAGGACAGAATTCTATTAATTACCGAGCCTTTAGAGAAAAAAGTATAAACTGTATGAAACACAGACTGTTGGTTTTCTTGTTCAAGAGAGCGAAGCATATTTCGGATACAACCAATGACCCGTATGAACTACGGAAATTTTATCAGTACTTCGATCAG TTTAGGGCACTCCGAATGTGGAGGATGCAGCTTCTGGATGAGAATCATCTGCTTGTCAAGTATGCAAGTGAAGATATtgttacattaaaagcaacagaGGCCAATGCTCAGTCATCCTTTTTTGTGGTGTACAATATCGTTACTACTGAAGTTATAGCTGTGTATGAGAATACATCTGAAGAACTCCTTGAGCTGTTTGAAAACTTTTGTGATTTATTTCGAAATGTAAAGTTACATTCGGAGTCACAATTTACTTGCTCTCCATCCAACAACATATATGCAAG GGTGATCCAGCAGCGTTGTAAGCAAACATTTGTGAGTGCACGGTTTGGTGGTGTAACAGAGGCAACCAAACGAATGTTAACACAACTACCAATCAGCGCTCAGTCGTACAGCTGCTCTCCATATCTAGATCTGTCACTCTTTAGTTATGATGATAAATGGGTCTCTGTTATGGAGCGACCAAAAGCTTGTGGTGAACATCCCATCAG CTGCCAACTCAGCTTTGGTCGATCAGCCCCACTGAGCCACCATGGTGCTGCACAGACAGTTCACCACAGCTTCACTTTGCAATGGGCTACCTGA
- the LOC126282061 gene encoding DET1 homolog isoform X3 produces the protein MEDNLNEDTCKHTIKPRYIPPQNIVHRLRKRETFGAVHPGTHFHVAREFHQNVFPNFTIINVEKPPCFLRKFSPDGQYFIAFSSDQTSLEIYEYQGCSAAADLVQNCKGEYIGHTSDRESEYIRSSVFSRFFKIKYTVNVAQSGEQLNRECSLFTDDGRYVIVGSAAFIPDDLRPHFYEIYTNNESVTPNPRSPLEDYSLHLVDIQAGRLCDTKMFKVDKIFLSHNQGLYLYKDTLAVLSVQHQTIHIFQLCDGMFISVRTIGRFCYEDDDFILSPVSNPGQNSINYRAFREKSINCMKHRLLVFLFKRAKHISDTTNDPYELRKFYQYFDQFRALRMWRMQLLDENHLLVKYASEDIVTLKATEANAQSSFFVVYNIVTTEVIAVYENTSEELLELFENFCDLFRNVKLHSESQFTCSPSNNIYARVIQQRCKQTFVSARFGGVTEATKRMLTQLPISAQSYSCSPYLDLSLFSYDDKWVSVMERPKACGEHPIRLQFLVSYGRICPKKVSPRTKQGRHFVNQLN, from the exons ATGGAAGACAATCTGAACGAAGACACCTGTAAACACACCATAAAACCAAGATAcatccctccacagaatattgtccACCGATTAAGGAAGAGAGAAACATTTGGAGCCGTTCATCCGGGTACACATTTCCACGTTGCTAGGGAATTTCATCAAAACGTTTTCCCAAATTTCACAATAATAAATGTCGAGAAACCACCTTGTTTTCTCCGAAAATTCAGTCCAGATGGCCAGTACTTCATTGCATTTTCATCCGATCAGACATCGCTGGAAATCTATGAATATCAGGGATGTTCAGCAGCTGCCGACCTCGTTCAGAACTGTAAGGGCGAATATATTGGACACACCAGCGACCGAGAGAGTGAGTACATACGAAGTTCAGTCTTCAGTCGTTTCTTTAAGATCAAATATACCGTCAATGTTGCGCAGAGTGGAGAGCAACTTAATAGAGAGTGCAGCTTGTTTACCGACGATGGTCGGTATGTTATTGTTGGTTCGGCAGCTTTTATTCCAGACGATTTGCGCCctcatttttatgaaatttatacTAATAACGAATCGGTGACACCAAACCCTCGCTCACCATTGGAGGATTACTCTCTTCATCTAGTTGACATTCAAGCTGGCCGTCTTTGTGATACCAAAATGTTTAAAGTTGATAAAATATTCTTATCTCACAATCAGGGTTTGTACTTATACAAAGATACATTAGCTGTACTCTCAGTACAGCATCAGACAATACATATTTTTCAGTTGTGTGACGGCATGTTTATAAGTGTGCGAACTATTGGTCGTTTCTGTTATGAGGATGATGACTTCATTCTGTCACCAGTATCGAACCCAGGACAGAATTCTATTAATTACCGAGCCTTTAGAGAAAAAAGTATAAACTGTATGAAACACAGACTGTTGGTTTTCTTGTTCAAGAGAGCGAAGCATATTTCGGATACAACCAATGACCCGTATGAACTACGGAAATTTTATCAGTACTTCGATCAG TTTAGGGCACTCCGAATGTGGAGGATGCAGCTTCTGGATGAGAATCATCTGCTTGTCAAGTATGCAAGTGAAGATATtgttacattaaaagcaacagaGGCCAATGCTCAGTCATCCTTTTTTGTGGTGTACAATATCGTTACTACTGAAGTTATAGCTGTGTATGAGAATACATCTGAAGAACTCCTTGAGCTGTTTGAAAACTTTTGTGATTTATTTCGAAATGTAAAGTTACATTCGGAGTCACAATTTACTTGCTCTCCATCCAACAACATATATGCAAG GGTGATCCAGCAGCGTTGTAAGCAAACATTTGTGAGTGCACGGTTTGGTGGTGTAACAGAGGCAACCAAACGAATGTTAACACAACTACCAATCAGCGCTCAGTCGTACAGCTGCTCTCCATATCTAGATCTGTCACTCTTTAGTTATGATGATAAATGGGTCTCTGTTATGGAGCGACCAAAAGCTTGTGGTGAACATCCCATCAG ATTACAGTTTCTTGTTTCCTATGGCAGAATTTGTCCCAAGAAAGTCTCACCGCGCACAAAGCAAGGGCGACACTTCGTCAACCAGTTAAATTAA